In the genome of Aegilops tauschii subsp. strangulata cultivar AL8/78 unplaced genomic scaffold, Aet v6.0 ptg000394l_obj, whole genome shotgun sequence, the window TGGCACAACCTCCGCCGGAGTTCCCCGGGCCACGCATCGATGACCAGGGACACGCCAGCCACCGCCGATCAGGCCAAGTCAAGCCGGCTGCAGCACCGACGCCATCGCGCCGAGCTACAACACCGTCGCTGGGCCGCACCACCGTCTCCCGGCCACCGGATCCACGCGTGCCTGCCACCAGGAGCCCCGCCGATCCCGCGTCCCCCACATGGAGGAGCCACCCCCTGCTGCTGAGATCCCGTGCTGGGGAAGGAGAGAagaagccccgccgccgccagcgccgcgcACGGGCTTCGCCCGGCGGACGCCGTCCGGCGGCAGCGAGGAGGGGGCTGGGACGAGAAGATCTAGAGGGCCGCCGGCGGATCTGGTCTCCCGTGACGCACGCACGCGGGGAGCGCGTCGCGGGAGCGAGACGAGGCGTGGGAGTTATCTCAGCAGTGGTTGATGCTATTGGGGCCGGCACTTGCCCTGGTCACCTCGTAACACAACATGATGAAAACAGCGGGCAATCAGTTCGTCCCAGTCGACCAGCCGCTCAGACATGCCGGGGTGCCACGCCACCACCGTGATGATCAAACTCAGAGAAGTCACCATGCATCATGCAGATGAAGACAACACAGGTTCAGTAGCTAGCAGGGTTCACCACACACAGGACACTTTACTAGTACCATCGTAGCAGTACTATCAGCTTTagttttttcaatttttttgttaCTCATTCCTCAGTTTATCTGTTTTTTTCCTCAGCTCCTTTTATTTTATAATTTTATTACTTATTCAGTACCTTGGTTTAATCTGTTTCTcttatttttttttcatttttcttcttcttactCTATTATTTTGCTCCTTCCGCTCTCCGATTCAGTAGTTTTATTAGTTCTTCTTTATTTCCTTAGTTTTATCTGTTTCTTAGTTTCTCATTTTGTTCATTTCATTTTTATTCGTTTTATCATTTCAATTATATCTGTTTTTAgtattagttttattttattattattatcagTTTTTTACCAGTTAAGTTTTCAGGTTTGTAGTTGATTTAATCTATGCATCAGATTTTATTATTCCTGTTTGAGTTTTGTATCATTTAGTTTTTCAGTCTGAGATGCTTGTTCAGTTGGTTATAGTTACTTTCTTTATCATTATTTCAAACCTTTCAGCTTTTTCAGTATATTTTCTTGGTGGTTAGTATATATTTTGATCTTGATTATCATTTTTAAGTTTATTTTCATCGTACCCTAATAGACCTCTCTGCTTACATCCAGAAATAAGAGAAGGATGTTCCTACAAGCCTCCTCAGAGCTCAGCGATCGTGGACCGTCGGATACGTTTGCTTGATGAGTTTTGGGCCGTCCAATCGAGCGCGTGGAAGAGTTGGGCCGTCGGATCTGGGATGGGCACTATACAAACCAGAAATAGGAGAAGGATGTTCCTACAAGCCTCCTCAGAGCTCAGCGATCGTGGGCCGTTGGATACGTTTGCTTGATGAGTTTTAGGCCGTCCAATCGAGCGCGTGGAAGAGCTGGGCCGTCGGATCTGGGATGGGCACTATAGAAATGAATAGTTACTCGTTTCGCTCGCTCTTGCTCACTCCGTGGCTCCTGGTTGGGTCTCGCTGACTCGTGCGGCAGCCCATTtggtaggccccgcatgtcatTCTCTGTGGCTGTGGCGCGTCCCAGGTGGCCCGTCGGCACGCTCCAGCGGTAAAAATCTCGTTGCCACCGCCGAAATTCCCCTGCCCCGCCGAGGGTAATATTGGGATTTCACGTCCTGGCCCTGTGCGTGGTTGACGCTGGTTCGTCCGTGCATCGATGAGGTGGGGGACGGCGCTTGGCTGGCCTCTTCGTGCTCCCATTCGCCCCCTTTCCTCTCGATCTCCTCTCCTCTCACCACCGGCGCTCCTCTTCCTCGATCTGCCGCCATTCTTCAAGTGGCCTTCCCCCTTTCTCCTCCTCTACGCCGCCGTTGCCCGTTCTCCTTCTCCCGCATCTCCTCCCCGTCGTCAGGCGCGCTGTGCCGCCATCCTTCCTCCTCCCCATCGGGGccaggcagaggaggaggagcgtgGTGCGCGGAcacgaggaggaggcagccggcgtCAGCGCGCGCCGCCCGGCCAAGGTCTTTTCCTGCATGCGCGACCTCCTCGCCAAGCCCTTCCCATACGCGCGGGTCCTCGGCTCCTCGCTGCCTGGCTCTACCTCTACTGCGACCTCGTCCAAGACGCCcgcggcgccgccgccgtccgcgcCGACGACGGCCAGATCCAACACCGTTGAGGAGACCGTCGCCATGGTGCTCCACTATGCCTCGGGGATCGACCAaccccacgacgccgccgccgtctccttcGTCCAGCCGgcacgccgccgccgtctccttcGCCCAGCCGgcacgccgccgccgtctccttcGCCCAGCCTGTCGGATCTCCATCGTTCACTTCCCcggcgtcgtcgtcgtcttcgcGTGCACACGACAGGAGGTGTGCGACCCTCCTCTCTCGCGCACTGCGGCTGCTTCGCCCCGCCATCGTTCCTCGGGTGTGGTCGCGCCTGTCTTCCTACCACGTCgtcgctcctcctccaggccgcCGACGGCACCCGTCCTCCTCCCTCATCCTCTCCAGGTGGCTGGGACGCTTTACGGTGAGCAAGCCTATCTCCCGCTTCCCTGCTACACTGTATCCATTCGAGTTGCGTATCCTAGATCGGAACAGTATGCCATTGCGTCTGAACTTCGAATTGAACTGCAGCTCGTAGATGCGAGGCTCACTCGGATGTGAAGGTGCCCCCTGCATTGGAGTCCAAGGATGCACTGTATGCGTGAGGTGTCACACGCATCCATGGTTTTCTGGGACTTGCTTATTATATTCAACAATTGCATATTTAGAGTGCGTTCGATCCTATGATGCAGCTTAACAAAGACACGTATTTGTACATGTTCAACCAGTGCCATAACTGAATGTTGAGATTGCTGATTGTACTATAAATATGAATGCATGAGAATTCATTAATGTTAGCCGATGCTGGTAAATGGTGTTGAGCCTGCAAGCTGATTTTGCCTTGGCTCAGTTACATAAAAAAAATCCTGTGTCTATTTCATATGCAGGAGCATGACACTTCACAATTGTCCATTGTTTCTATCATTCTTTTTCCATACCATTGTATTAAATCCATTTTCAGTTTAGATTATTCGATTTGGGCGAGAAGCGAGGTCGTTTGACTTGCAGCGACCTGCAATTTACTCCCTGTGGTCTGTCGTTGTCTCGTGTTTAGACTTAAAGTTCAGTCTGGTCATATGATTGGTGTATGTAGTTGTGGTGGCTTGGTTTGGTTAGAACCGTGTGATTCCTTTTGCCTCTAGAGCTAACTGAATTGTTATCTACCGGTCTAGCCCACTCGCTCGATTTCTTGGATGGATTGCAGTTTCGGGTTATGtcaagaaatatttaaatgggaaACTATTTTTTTGCTACTGAGTTCTCACAGCTTACATCTCTGCTCTCAATTTTCACTATTGAGCTTTATTTAATGGATGGAGTTGCAACGCTTAAGGTACATCGGGATTGCACGAGTTCTTCGTCGAATTCAAGACGATTTGATTCAGTCCTTCAGAGCAGGGCTGCAGGGGGTTAAGTGCGCGATGGCTGGGCAGAGTCAAGTGCGCAATGGTTGGGAGAAACTTGTACATGAGGTTCACCTGCAGCACGGGGGATGCCGAGGGGATGAACATGGTCTCTAAGGACGTCCAAAACGTGCTGGACTACCTGCAGCCAGGATGACTTCCCTGACATGGATGTTGTCAGCATAGGTATTTTTCCCAAGTCATGAATTTATACACTGAAAGTTGACTCTGCTATTGGCTATTGTAGGTTAGCTTGTTATACACTGAACGTGGTTGTTGTTAGATTTTTGTTTCTGAAGCTTGGACAATCGGCTTAAAAAAGATGTAACTTTTATATTGTTTTGATATTGTTCTGTCAGCTTTCTCAACCATGTTAGGCAACTGTGAAGTAATTAGTCTGAACACAAAATAAATCCCAAAAATATGTTGCTGCTTTCTCTGTAGTATAGAGTGATGGTCTTGAAATAGAGGGCATTGCTCATAGGCAAAATATAAATATGCATAGTAGTAGCTTGTCTCATTTATAAAGTATCATTGAATTTAAAATACATGTTATTCATCTTGACTGCCAGTATCAGATTTGTGAAGTTGCCATTATGTTCGTTTCCTTTTCAAGTTCCGCGACTGTACTAGCTTAAATAAGTATATCGGCATCAAACTAGAtaaaattgtactccctccgtcccataatataagagcattttttacactagtgtagtgtcaaaaacgttcttatattacgggacggagggagtagcatttGTTTGTTAATGAAGGATCCTTAAATTCTCCCTTGAACGTCATACCTTGCCCTATTTTGCAGCTCAGGGTTGTAATTTGTCTAGGAGCCGGCTATTGGGTCAAGCATGGTCAATTTTAGTTGCTCTATTTCATAAAATTTGCCTGTTCCTCAGTGTCTAGGACGACCGGtaatttttgttgttgttggtAGTTGTCACAGCTCACAAGTAGATTTGGTGTACTGCGCATCATATACAAATGCTGCCTGTAGCCAAATATTGACTACCTCTAGATGGATAGATTCATTTGATTGCATGACCTGAATTTATGATACTGATTTTATAGTACAAAAGATGCGAGGCATCTGTTTTTTGTCATGAAAAATGCATAGGACCATTTCCCTTTTCTTGTATTGTTACCACTTTGGAAGAGTAACCTGTTGTTGTGACGAATCAGGTTGTTATCGCACTGAGGATGCTATGGGAAAACAGGGACATATTTGATCTTGTTATCAGTGATGTGCACATGCCAGACATGGATGGCTTTAAGCTTCTTGAGCTTGAAATGGACCTCCCTATCATCAGTAAGTTAAAAAAAATATCCATCTCATAGTTGCCCAATTTCCTTACCGGTCTTGGTAATAGGAGCCCATGAGGTACTTCTGTAAAGTACATACAAAGATGTACTATATATGTAGTATCAATTCGGTACACTGAATCCTATGACTTGTATCTCTAATTAAGGAGGGGGAAATGTCAAAGCAGTTAAAATAATCCTAAACAATCTGGAAACATATAGCTTTGAATAGACATATATTATTTTGCTGAAGAGTTCAGTCCATGCATGTTTTTGCCACCTAATTTGAAGTCCTATGATGATTATAAAAACACCTCGCCCCGCTATCTTGTTATATTAGATGTTCTCCTGCTTTGGCTAAATCAGATACAGGCTCTAAGCATATTCAGTTTAAATAATGCCAGTCTTAATTTGGATAAATGAAATAACAAGACCTTCAGACTAATGTGGAACAATTGGTCAATTTTTTTTTGGTTCTTGTCAGTTTAGTTAGTGGCCTATATGAATTTGATTTGGCCTACAATATTTTTGTACAGTTATTGATTTGCTAGCATATATTCTAAACTTAATTTTGTTAGCTCCTATTTGGTGTTCTTTCTTATAATACCTTTTTATATGTCGCAAGCTTATTTTGTTCACGAGAGTTTCTCCGTGTTTCTGAAGAGAAGATTTGGGTTCAGAGCACCTTCGGTTATAAGAATTTGTTTTCTAATTCTTGCTGGTCAGTCACAAAGCATTCATATTTGTTTGCTTTACAATTTTTCTGGAGTAATGGAATGTTAATTGGCTGGTGGCGGCATGTTCAAGTATGGGGAATGATGAGCTCCTACTTCTTTTTATGCCAGCTCTATGCCGTAGGTGAGCTGCGACCTTCTTCCCCACGTGTTTGTGATAACCAGTTAATCTCCAGAGGGAATTGTGACTGTGATTAGTATCTTTAGACATTGGCCATATTCGGCAGTACTCACCGTCCCTTTCATTTCTCCTTATTTCTTAAATGTATTGGCCTATGGTATATACAACTGAAATTGATGTGCCAAACAACAAGAAATAGAAGTAACAAGAAATAGCTATATATTGGAAGATTTGAATGCCATTTTGTTAAAGTAGTTCTGAAATGCTGCCTCATTTTTTTCCATTGTGTTGTTTCTCATAGTTTTAAACTAAAAGGATGAACTATAAAAATTGTCTTTTATCTTTCATATTTTTTTATGTTGAAGCGGCTACGTAATATCTGTCCAAAGCGATTCTCTTTAGATGTGATGTCAGATGTATTCCAGTTTACAGTAGACGATACAAATGGGTTATCCCTGTCTTGTGTGTTTCATGATAGTCCACAAGATTTTCTTAATTAACATTTTGAGTAGTCTCTTAAACAATCTGGTTAGAAGAAAACGGGGATGGCGCTACGTTAGCTTTGCATGATTAGCTCCGATAGAATAGGTACTGCATTTCCTTAGTTGGATCCGCTCTTTCTCTCTCGTGCAGTTGTTGCTTCCGGCTATTTATTCAGACTGAAAACATGCGTAGTTAAATCTGAATGCATATATTATTTTGAGGTTAATTTCAATCCATATACCGGTTGTTAAGGAGTATtacatgattttaatttctcaaTTTTATGGAAGTGTTATTTCTTTCCAGGTCTTTGGAATAACAGTTCTGCATTTTCTTATTCATGCTATTTGGACCGAATTTGCAGAACCCTTAAAGTCAAAGCTAGGATTTTGACCTGGTTATCTCGATTTGGCTTTTTATCTATGCACATGCCGTGCTCTTAAGGCTTGTAGAGCT includes:
- the LOC141030026 gene encoding uncharacterized protein, yielding MRDLLAKPFPYARVLGSSLPGSTSTATSSKTPAAPPPSAPTTARSNTVEETVAMVLHYASGIDQPHDAAAVSFVQPARRRRLLRPAGTPPPSPSPSLSDLHRSLPRRRRRLRVHTTGGVRPSSLAHCGCFAPPSFLGCGRACLPTTSSLLLQAADGTRPPPSSSPGGWDALRS